The proteins below are encoded in one region of Dyella jiangningensis:
- a CDS encoding M14 family metallopeptidase, producing the protein MGNEAFYPIGTPGQPWGAQERAAWLAKQVKHRSYAQDVLSAIDRLRDAFDVSEYGALTYGAEHYPLIVVRSRGWRDDLPVVLVTGGVHGYETSGVHGALQFLQQHAGEYAGRANVMVVPCVSPWAYERIHRWNPDALDPNRNFRKDSPAGESAALVNLLEPLRDVVLMHIDLHETTDSDESEFRPALAARDGKPFEPGEVPDGFYLVDDADQPQPAFQQAVVEAVAKVTHIADADARGEIIGSPLLLPGVIKFPVKQWSLCAGITNARYATTTEVYPDSPRATPQQCNDAQVAAVRAAIDYALAHRGG; encoded by the coding sequence ATGGGCAACGAAGCTTTCTATCCGATCGGTACACCCGGCCAGCCGTGGGGTGCGCAGGAACGCGCCGCGTGGCTGGCGAAGCAGGTCAAGCATCGCAGCTACGCGCAGGACGTGCTGAGCGCCATCGATCGCCTGCGCGATGCCTTCGACGTGTCCGAGTACGGCGCGCTGACCTACGGTGCGGAGCACTACCCGTTGATCGTCGTTCGCAGCCGCGGCTGGCGGGACGACCTGCCGGTCGTGCTGGTGACCGGCGGCGTGCACGGCTACGAAACCAGCGGCGTGCATGGCGCGCTGCAGTTCCTGCAGCAGCACGCAGGCGAGTATGCCGGGCGCGCGAACGTCATGGTGGTTCCGTGCGTGAGTCCGTGGGCGTACGAGCGCATCCATCGCTGGAATCCCGATGCGCTCGATCCCAATCGCAACTTCCGCAAGGACAGCCCGGCGGGGGAGTCGGCGGCGTTGGTGAATCTGCTGGAACCGCTGCGTGATGTGGTGTTGATGCACATCGACCTGCACGAAACGACCGATTCGGACGAATCGGAGTTCCGCCCGGCGCTGGCTGCCCGCGACGGCAAGCCGTTCGAGCCCGGCGAGGTGCCCGATGGTTTCTACCTGGTGGACGATGCCGATCAGCCGCAGCCGGCGTTCCAGCAGGCCGTGGTCGAGGCCGTGGCGAAGGTGACCCACATCGCCGATGCCGACGCCCGCGGCGAGATCATCGGCTCGCCACTGCTGCTGCCTGGCGTGATCAAGTTTCCGGTGAAGCAGTGGAGCCTGTGCGCGGGCATCACCAACGCGCGCTACGCGACCACGACCGAGGTCTACCCGGACAGTCCTCGCGCCACGCCGCAGCAGTGCAATGACGCGCAGGTGGCGGCAGTGCGTGCGGCGATCGATTACGCGCTGGCGCATCGCGGCGGTTGA